A window of the Zerene cesonia ecotype Mississippi chromosome 12, Zerene_cesonia_1.1, whole genome shotgun sequence genome harbors these coding sequences:
- the LOC119830809 gene encoding protein suppressor of sable-like isoform X2 encodes MAEPASNIDLEDGEIESDGETTESAPAEKSEGVADKEEENPQDENETQNYYYSKSGKRKKSKSSKSEQKYKDKSKKSRKYTNPLEDDFAGNIEKAIRKAMNKNDDSDAHEDEVEERRKHKKRKKYEGKDGPSKKRKKQEYSEEMDENEMMCVRGASPVNKQSQDIVFPEDDRDSYASDSSQDSRGHQQRSQRHRPPQRDRNKNKNDRRRGNHNMQDSEGVCLYYMQGKCHKGDDCIYSHDAQPPRKMELCKFYLMDCCAKRDKCLYMHADFPCKYYHTGLPCIYKDDCKFAHGKPLNDGLKNILLKHIESAPKEILGDFPRLNREDAMKMIQTTQLRLKQQYPEDSEIHEKNIPSLFELNIPNPQNNSDILSNNYNDRQKISPKIRQSRWQNDNNSNQCAIASLSPNSNTNMSSVLSIKNLTGVLTPRQISDLTKLGIENLDQLGQLTVLQLNSIGISLKQITEIQLNTMSIQKLGLINNMEQQSQFTGTSAGAKDLDLRVPPAVPVSNNMTLPTDFPGQDVDMRFQPSMTATASDDSFKNNLLKQEQQPSKDMIDIDQYTKDALKFASKDKENIDISNDTFDTEKPVTSNEIKDVDHRVLPFTDGDSRIQNTERQPVQAEGDTDIRFLPPDPFFKSPAKRNRRSTTDDDEENNLLIDEKWYSSDEEKSSKKKSPCASPQKGFMSPPASAPAPHVIEPSTVLSKLGDLSKIDISEEVTKLLNTMKNNLQESASSNNENVYSSPTQSRDPRTRKSPEKIVETPKTTKKKANRISIYECVDGEPTDGRRRTDVDLRQPDFKPTFGDTDLRQSGSGDIDLRLGLPFKPLPNYTPASEINGSINSHPPIPYKLVPIDIPRPDYTDIKNSTAKSQALVDPRLRKVFRLSVDESNSDSEKPTTKTTTAPSSGPRVDPRRKPKEPTDSTIIEQKQNSLEIQAILQNSNWYKELSTTQKIFVNQHLAPVTQMIKQYHQDKTPGKKFDHSSIQNNSVLCSIFTNLGVSLSESGDFSYLPKPKEALLKTPINFNQNSNPFGNNMTGPPGGMEPNMNMMNVASMNMGGGMNNMNVGHLHGFNQSMPDPRNGPAPGLLGIAPNIPHNFNNNKFGPPNNFGNMGYNGPGNDFNFMEDQNFPRFPNRGGHRGRGNDRWNRGGSNRGQRDRKNFNDRGNWKK; translated from the coding sequence ATGGCGGAGCCAGCGTCAAATATCGACTTGGAAGATGGAGAAATCGAGAGTGATGGTGAAACTACGGAATCCGCGCCAGCAGAGAAGAGCGAGGGTGTGGCTgacaaagaagaagaaaatcCTCAAGACGAAAATGAAAcccaaaattattattattctaaatcaGGTAAAAGGAAAAAATCTAAGTCAAGTAAAagtgaacaaaaatataaagataaaagtaaGAAATCGCGTAAGTATACAAATCCATTAGAAGACGATTTTGCTGGAAATATAGAAAAGGCTATTAGGAAagctatgaataaaaatgacgATAGTGATGCTCACGAAGATGAGGTTGAAGAACGTCGAAAACATAAGAAGAGAAAGAAATACGAAGGGAAGGATGGGCCTAGCAAAAAACGAAAGAAACAAGAATATTCTGAGGAGATggatgaaaatgaaatgatgTGCGTTCGTGGTGCCTCACCGGTGAATAAACAATCGCAAGACATTGTATTTCCAGAAGACGATCGGGATTCTTATGCATCAGATAGCAGTCAAGATTCAAGGGGTCATCAACAACGGTCTCAAAGGCATAGGCCGCCGCAGAGGgatagaaataagaataaaaatgacaGACGAAGAGGAAATCATAATATGCAAGATTCTGAAGGTGTATGTTTATACTATATGCAAGGAAAATGTCATAAAGGTGatgattgtatttattcacATGATGCACAACCACCTCGAAAGATGGAACtatgtaaattttacttaatgGATTGCTGTGCAAAAAGggataaatgtttgtatatgcATGCTGATTTTCcttgtaaatattatcacaCTGGTCTTCCgtgtatatataaagatgACTGTAAATTTGCACACGGAAAACCCTTAAATgatggtttaaaaaatatacttcttAAACATATCGAATCAGCTCCTAAAGAGATTTTAGGTGATTTTCCTAGATTAAACCGTGAAGATGCTATGAAAATGATACAAACAACTCAATTAAGATTGAAACAACAATATCCTGAGGATTCTGAAATTCATGAGAAAAATATACCTTCACTTTTCGAGTTAAATATACCTAATCCACAAAATAATTCTGATATTTTATCCAATAACTACAACGATCGACAAAAAATATCGCCGAAAATTCGGCAATCAAGGTGGCAAAACGACAATAATAGTAATCAATGCGCAATTGCTAGTTTATCACCGAATAGTAACACAAATATGTCAAgtgtattaagtattaaaaacttaaccGGGGTTTTAACACCACGACAGATTTCAGATTTAACGAAATTGGGTATAGAAAATTTGGATCAGCTAGGACAATTAACAGTTTTACAGTTAAATAGCATTGGcatatctttaaaacaaataacggaaatacaattaaacacaATGAGTATACAAAAATTAGGTTTAATCAACAATATGGAACAACAGTCACAATTTACAGGAACAAGTGCAGGTGCTAAGGATTTAGATTTACGCGTTCCACCCGCAGTTCCGGTTTCAAACAATATGACTTTGCCGACAGATTTTCCTGGTCAAGATGTCGATATGCGTTTTCAACCCTCGATGACAGCAACAGCGAGTGatgattcttttaaaaataatttattgaaacaagaACAACAGCCATCCAAGGATATGATTGATATCGATCAATATACAAAAGATGCATTGAAGTTTGCTTCGaaagataaagaaaacataGATATATCAAATGACACGTTTGATACTGAGAAACCTGTTACttccaatgaaataaaagatgtAGACCATAGAGTGCTTCCTTTTACTGATGGCGATTCAAGGATACAAAACACAGAGCGACAGCCAGTTCAAGCTGAAGGTGATACAGACATTCGATTTCTCCCGCCAGATCCCTTTTTCAAGAGTCCTGCAAAACGAAATCGCCGGTCCACAACTGATGACGacgaagaaaataatttgttaattgatGAAAAGTGGTATTCCAGTGACGAAGAAAAGAGCTCTAAAAAGAAGTCACCGTGTGCATCGCCACAAAAAGGTTTCATGTCTCCTCCAGCCTCAGCTCCAGCACCTCATGTAATAGAACCTTCGACTGTATTAAGCAAACTAGGAGATTTATCTAAAATAGATATAAGCGAAGAAgttactaaattattaaacacaatGAAGAATAATTTGCAAGAAAGTGCCTCGAGTAATAacgaaaatgtttattcaagtCCTACGCAATCACGAGATCCTAGAACTCGAAAATCCCCAGAAAAAATTGTCGAGACACCAAAAACAACTAAGAAAAAAGCAAATCGGATTTCTATATATGAATGTGTTGATGGAGAGCCTACGGACGGCCGTCGAAGAACGGATGTAGACCTTAGGCAGCCTGACTTCAAACCTACCTTTGGCGATACAGATTTGAGGCAAAGTGGAAGTGGAGATATAGATTTACGTCTTGGTCTACCGTTTAAGCCGTTGCCCAATTACACGCCTGCATCAGAAATAAATGGTTCAATTAATAGCCATCCTCCCATTCCATATAAATTAGTGCCTATAGATATACCTAGACCAGATTATACTGACATTAAAAATAGCACTGCAAAATCGCAAGCTCTCGTAGATCCTAGGTTAAGAAAAGTATTCCGTCTTTCCGTAGATGAATCAAATAGTGATAGCGAAAAACCCACTACTAAGACTACTACAGCTCCAAGTTCTGGACCACGTGTTGATCCTCGAAGGAAACCTAAAGAACCCACAGACAGCACTATTAtcgaacaaaaacaaaattcgtTAGAAATACAagcaattttacaaaattctaACTGGTACAAAGAATTAAGTACaactcaaaaaatatttgttaatcaaCACTTGGCCCCAGTAACTcaaatgataaaacaataCCATCAAGATAAGACGCCTGGAAAAAAGTTTGATCACAgttcaattcaaaataattccGTACTTTGTAGTATATTTACGAATTTAGGCGTTTCTTTATCTGAAAGTGGTGATTTTTCGTATTTACCAAAACCCAAAGAAGCATTGTTAAAAACAccaattaatttcaatcaaaattcGAATCCATTTGGCAATAATATGACTGGCCCACCAGGAGGAATGGAACCGAACATGAATATGATGAATGTTGCTTCCATGAACATGGGCGGTGGCATGAATAATATGAACGTCGGCCATTTACACGGTTTCAATCAATCAATGCCAGATCCACGCAACGGCCCAGCACCGGGCTTACTAGGGATAGCTCCAAATATTCCACATaacttcaataataataaatttggacCTCCAAATAATTTCGGCAATATGGGATACAACGGGCCTGGAaatgatttcaattttatggAAGATCAAAATTTCCCGAGATTTCCCAATCGGGGCGGGCATCGAGGTCGCGGCAATGACAGATGGAATCGTGGCGGCTCTAATAGAGGACAAAGAGAcaggaaaaattttaatgatcgTGGGAAttggaagaaataa
- the LOC119830813 gene encoding intraflagellar transport protein 22 homolog, with translation MQLQKLKILMIGPCESGKSTIANLISESVNNEDSEPRPTQGVRIVEFEVPNININGKQIKVDIELWDCSGDHKFESCWPALRLGVKGVILVGSSNTANIASRELELLYNYFVSQPKLSMKQCVVFYNCFDDQDDIDILNLSPTFSRVSQVATNVKTKSDRLKNDFTNFIVSVVQSVNKIED, from the exons ATGCAGCTTCAGAAGCTGAAAATTTTGATGATTGGACCATGTGAA AGTGGCAAATCAACAATTGCAAATTTAATATCGGAATCAGTAAATAATGAAGACTCTGAACCACGACCGACGCAGGGCGTAAGAATTGTGGAATTCGAAgtaccaaatataaatataaatggcaAGCAAATTAAAGTTGACATCGAACTGTGGGATTGCAGCGGTGACCACAA ATTCGAGTCTTGCTGGCCGGCCCTTCGTCTTGGAGTTAAAGGTGTAATCCTCGTTGGTTCATCAAATACAGCCAATATTGCTTCAAGAGAACTAGAGCTTTTATATAACTACTTTGTTTCCCAGCCCAAGTTATCAATGAAACAAtgtgtagtattttataattgcttCGATGATCAAGacgatattgatattttaaatctat cTCCTACATTTTCAAGAGTGTCTCAAGTGGCGACAAATGTGAAAACAAAAAGTGATCGTTTAAAAAACGATTTtaccaattttattgtttctgttGTGCAGTCtgtgaataaaattgaagatTGA
- the LOC119830809 gene encoding protein suppressor of sable-like isoform X1, whose product MTIDSSIISDTLKMAEPASNIDLEDGEIESDGETTESAPAEKSEGVADKEEENPQDENETQNYYYSKSGKRKKSKSSKSEQKYKDKSKKSRKYTNPLEDDFAGNIEKAIRKAMNKNDDSDAHEDEVEERRKHKKRKKYEGKDGPSKKRKKQEYSEEMDENEMMCVRGASPVNKQSQDIVFPEDDRDSYASDSSQDSRGHQQRSQRHRPPQRDRNKNKNDRRRGNHNMQDSEGVCLYYMQGKCHKGDDCIYSHDAQPPRKMELCKFYLMDCCAKRDKCLYMHADFPCKYYHTGLPCIYKDDCKFAHGKPLNDGLKNILLKHIESAPKEILGDFPRLNREDAMKMIQTTQLRLKQQYPEDSEIHEKNIPSLFELNIPNPQNNSDILSNNYNDRQKISPKIRQSRWQNDNNSNQCAIASLSPNSNTNMSSVLSIKNLTGVLTPRQISDLTKLGIENLDQLGQLTVLQLNSIGISLKQITEIQLNTMSIQKLGLINNMEQQSQFTGTSAGAKDLDLRVPPAVPVSNNMTLPTDFPGQDVDMRFQPSMTATASDDSFKNNLLKQEQQPSKDMIDIDQYTKDALKFASKDKENIDISNDTFDTEKPVTSNEIKDVDHRVLPFTDGDSRIQNTERQPVQAEGDTDIRFLPPDPFFKSPAKRNRRSTTDDDEENNLLIDEKWYSSDEEKSSKKKSPCASPQKGFMSPPASAPAPHVIEPSTVLSKLGDLSKIDISEEVTKLLNTMKNNLQESASSNNENVYSSPTQSRDPRTRKSPEKIVETPKTTKKKANRISIYECVDGEPTDGRRRTDVDLRQPDFKPTFGDTDLRQSGSGDIDLRLGLPFKPLPNYTPASEINGSINSHPPIPYKLVPIDIPRPDYTDIKNSTAKSQALVDPRLRKVFRLSVDESNSDSEKPTTKTTTAPSSGPRVDPRRKPKEPTDSTIIEQKQNSLEIQAILQNSNWYKELSTTQKIFVNQHLAPVTQMIKQYHQDKTPGKKFDHSSIQNNSVLCSIFTNLGVSLSESGDFSYLPKPKEALLKTPINFNQNSNPFGNNMTGPPGGMEPNMNMMNVASMNMGGGMNNMNVGHLHGFNQSMPDPRNGPAPGLLGIAPNIPHNFNNNKFGPPNNFGNMGYNGPGNDFNFMEDQNFPRFPNRGGHRGRGNDRWNRGGSNRGQRDRKNFNDRGNWKK is encoded by the exons ATGACAATTGATTCGTCGATTATTAG TGATACGTTGAAAATGGCGGAGCCAGCGTCAAATATCGACTTGGAAGATGGAGAAATCGAGAGTGATGGTGAAACTACGGAATCCGCGCCAGCAGAGAAGAGCGAGGGTGTGGCTgacaaagaagaagaaaatcCTCAAGACGAAAATGAAAcccaaaattattattattctaaatcaGGTAAAAGGAAAAAATCTAAGTCAAGTAAAagtgaacaaaaatataaagataaaagtaaGAAATCGCGTAAGTATACAAATCCATTAGAAGACGATTTTGCTGGAAATATAGAAAAGGCTATTAGGAAagctatgaataaaaatgacgATAGTGATGCTCACGAAGATGAGGTTGAAGAACGTCGAAAACATAAGAAGAGAAAGAAATACGAAGGGAAGGATGGGCCTAGCAAAAAACGAAAGAAACAAGAATATTCTGAGGAGATggatgaaaatgaaatgatgTGCGTTCGTGGTGCCTCACCGGTGAATAAACAATCGCAAGACATTGTATTTCCAGAAGACGATCGGGATTCTTATGCATCAGATAGCAGTCAAGATTCAAGGGGTCATCAACAACGGTCTCAAAGGCATAGGCCGCCGCAGAGGgatagaaataagaataaaaatgacaGACGAAGAGGAAATCATAATATGCAAGATTCTGAAGGTGTATGTTTATACTATATGCAAGGAAAATGTCATAAAGGTGatgattgtatttattcacATGATGCACAACCACCTCGAAAGATGGAACtatgtaaattttacttaatgGATTGCTGTGCAAAAAGggataaatgtttgtatatgcATGCTGATTTTCcttgtaaatattatcacaCTGGTCTTCCgtgtatatataaagatgACTGTAAATTTGCACACGGAAAACCCTTAAATgatggtttaaaaaatatacttcttAAACATATCGAATCAGCTCCTAAAGAGATTTTAGGTGATTTTCCTAGATTAAACCGTGAAGATGCTATGAAAATGATACAAACAACTCAATTAAGATTGAAACAACAATATCCTGAGGATTCTGAAATTCATGAGAAAAATATACCTTCACTTTTCGAGTTAAATATACCTAATCCACAAAATAATTCTGATATTTTATCCAATAACTACAACGATCGACAAAAAATATCGCCGAAAATTCGGCAATCAAGGTGGCAAAACGACAATAATAGTAATCAATGCGCAATTGCTAGTTTATCACCGAATAGTAACACAAATATGTCAAgtgtattaagtattaaaaacttaaccGGGGTTTTAACACCACGACAGATTTCAGATTTAACGAAATTGGGTATAGAAAATTTGGATCAGCTAGGACAATTAACAGTTTTACAGTTAAATAGCATTGGcatatctttaaaacaaataacggaaatacaattaaacacaATGAGTATACAAAAATTAGGTTTAATCAACAATATGGAACAACAGTCACAATTTACAGGAACAAGTGCAGGTGCTAAGGATTTAGATTTACGCGTTCCACCCGCAGTTCCGGTTTCAAACAATATGACTTTGCCGACAGATTTTCCTGGTCAAGATGTCGATATGCGTTTTCAACCCTCGATGACAGCAACAGCGAGTGatgattcttttaaaaataatttattgaaacaagaACAACAGCCATCCAAGGATATGATTGATATCGATCAATATACAAAAGATGCATTGAAGTTTGCTTCGaaagataaagaaaacataGATATATCAAATGACACGTTTGATACTGAGAAACCTGTTACttccaatgaaataaaagatgtAGACCATAGAGTGCTTCCTTTTACTGATGGCGATTCAAGGATACAAAACACAGAGCGACAGCCAGTTCAAGCTGAAGGTGATACAGACATTCGATTTCTCCCGCCAGATCCCTTTTTCAAGAGTCCTGCAAAACGAAATCGCCGGTCCACAACTGATGACGacgaagaaaataatttgttaattgatGAAAAGTGGTATTCCAGTGACGAAGAAAAGAGCTCTAAAAAGAAGTCACCGTGTGCATCGCCACAAAAAGGTTTCATGTCTCCTCCAGCCTCAGCTCCAGCACCTCATGTAATAGAACCTTCGACTGTATTAAGCAAACTAGGAGATTTATCTAAAATAGATATAAGCGAAGAAgttactaaattattaaacacaatGAAGAATAATTTGCAAGAAAGTGCCTCGAGTAATAacgaaaatgtttattcaagtCCTACGCAATCACGAGATCCTAGAACTCGAAAATCCCCAGAAAAAATTGTCGAGACACCAAAAACAACTAAGAAAAAAGCAAATCGGATTTCTATATATGAATGTGTTGATGGAGAGCCTACGGACGGCCGTCGAAGAACGGATGTAGACCTTAGGCAGCCTGACTTCAAACCTACCTTTGGCGATACAGATTTGAGGCAAAGTGGAAGTGGAGATATAGATTTACGTCTTGGTCTACCGTTTAAGCCGTTGCCCAATTACACGCCTGCATCAGAAATAAATGGTTCAATTAATAGCCATCCTCCCATTCCATATAAATTAGTGCCTATAGATATACCTAGACCAGATTATACTGACATTAAAAATAGCACTGCAAAATCGCAAGCTCTCGTAGATCCTAGGTTAAGAAAAGTATTCCGTCTTTCCGTAGATGAATCAAATAGTGATAGCGAAAAACCCACTACTAAGACTACTACAGCTCCAAGTTCTGGACCACGTGTTGATCCTCGAAGGAAACCTAAAGAACCCACAGACAGCACTATTAtcgaacaaaaacaaaattcgtTAGAAATACAagcaattttacaaaattctaACTGGTACAAAGAATTAAGTACaactcaaaaaatatttgttaatcaaCACTTGGCCCCAGTAACTcaaatgataaaacaataCCATCAAGATAAGACGCCTGGAAAAAAGTTTGATCACAgttcaattcaaaataattccGTACTTTGTAGTATATTTACGAATTTAGGCGTTTCTTTATCTGAAAGTGGTGATTTTTCGTATTTACCAAAACCCAAAGAAGCATTGTTAAAAACAccaattaatttcaatcaaaattcGAATCCATTTGGCAATAATATGACTGGCCCACCAGGAGGAATGGAACCGAACATGAATATGATGAATGTTGCTTCCATGAACATGGGCGGTGGCATGAATAATATGAACGTCGGCCATTTACACGGTTTCAATCAATCAATGCCAGATCCACGCAACGGCCCAGCACCGGGCTTACTAGGGATAGCTCCAAATATTCCACATaacttcaataataataaatttggacCTCCAAATAATTTCGGCAATATGGGATACAACGGGCCTGGAaatgatttcaattttatggAAGATCAAAATTTCCCGAGATTTCCCAATCGGGGCGGGCATCGAGGTCGCGGCAATGACAGATGGAATCGTGGCGGCTCTAATAGAGGACAAAGAGAcaggaaaaattttaatgatcgTGGGAAttggaagaaataa